AAGTTACAGACCATCACAAAAAATACCGATAGTGTTTGATTCGGGATTTCACTGATTTTGTTTTGGTTGACCTGATCTATTcacattttaaaagttaaacaAATCACACattcgcttgtttttttttatttcatgatttatttatctGCATGTTCTTAAAAATGCACCAGGTACTTTAACACAATATATATTAGGTAGTATCATTTAGCCCGCCTGATGTGGCATAGAGGGAAGTTGTTAGATCATCAAATTCTTACTACAGCCGAAACCAAaggaatttaaatttattcataagATAAAAAAGTACGTGAACTGTTTCTTGGAACTTTAAACTAAGATTCTTACTCTTGGAAAAAAATCatcatacaatttgcattgtttTTATATGTGTTTTTGGGAAACCTTCGATTCACAAATCGTTTCGTTCATGTCCTCGTGTACTGCGGGATTTTTTCTAGTTGAAATTTAGTTGGTATTTAAAGCGTACGTAAGGATATCAAGGGACGTAAAAAATACCTAAGCCATTGAAAACGAGATAAAATATCATTAGTTACGTCACTCGACAGCTGTCGCTACTGACAGATAGGCCTACCTTTCATTGAGGCTATCTGTCGCTACTGACAGGTACCTGTCATCGAGGCTAGCTGTCGCTACTGACAGGTACCTGTCATCGAGGCTAGCTGTCGCTACTGACAGGTACCTGTCATCGAGGCTAGCTGTCGCTACTGACAGGTACCTGTCATCGAGGCTATCTGTCGTTACTGACAGGTACCTGTCATCGAGGCTAGCTGTCGCTACTGACAGGTACCTGTCCTCGAGGCTAGCTGTCGTTACTGACAGGTACCTGTCCTCGAGGCTAGCTGTCGCTACTGACAGGTACCTGTCATCGAGGCTAGCTGTCGCTACTGACAGGTACCTGTCATCGAGGCTAGCTGTCGCTACTGACAGGTACCTGTCATCGAGGCTAGCTGTCGCTACTGACAGGTACCTGTCCTCGAGGCTAGCTGTCGCTACTGACAGGTACCTGTCATCGAGGCTAGCTGTCGCTACTGACAGGTACCTGTCATCGAGGCTAGCTGTCGCTACTGACAGGTACCTGTCCTCGAGGCTAGCTGTCGCTACTGACAGGTACCTGTCATCGAGGCTAGCTGTCGCTACTGACAGGTACCTGTCATCGAGGCTAGCTGTCGCTACTGACAGGTACCTGTCATCGAGGCTAGCTGCCGCTACTGACAGGTACCTGTCATCGAGGCTAGCTGTCGCTACTGACAGGTACCTGTCATCGAGGCTAGCTGTCGCTACTGACAGGTACCTGTCATCGAGGCTAGCTGTCGCTACTGACAGGTACCTGTCATCGAGGCTAGCTGTCGCTACTGACAGGTACCTGTCATCGAGGCTAGCTGTCGCTACTGACAGGTACCTGTCATCGAGGCTAGCTGTCGCTACTGACAGGTACCTGTCATCGAGGCTAGCTGTCGCTACTGACAGGTACCTGTCATCGAGGCTAGCTGTCGCTACTGACAGGTACCTGTCATCGAGGCTAGCTGTCTGCAGGAACAGCAGGGACTCGCGCATGCGTTACAGCGCAGGGGAACCTCGGAACAGTTAGTCACATGcgaagtacaaaaaaattcccCAAGTTACACGAAGGCGAGAATCGAGGTGGTGCGAAAGAATTTGTGAATCGTAGGTTTCGCGTGTTGGGCATAAAATCTCTGTTAaccatagaggtaagaagtaaggttTTGTGTGCGTGCAATCTGTGCTATGTTattaattgaagtcaaaatgataaCTACCCTTCAATCTCACCTggatagccttttttttttgtttaactctaattccttgttttttttttaaatgtttttaacaacGCCATGACGGAGTTACACACCTAGCACCAGTCTGCTTACAGCTGCGGATTATCTTGCCAAACAGGATGACTTCACGTCTAGGATTGACACCCACCCATAGACTTATACCTCCCTGGAAATAAAACGCCCTCACTGTAGGGGAAAGTTGGCCCACTTGCATGCAGTTTTGTGACTATGAAAAGTAGTTGACAGACATTATAATGTCAAAACTACATGTTACAGAAAACTTTTTGTATATTTGAAACGTTGGTACTACACAACTAGACCAAATTCATTcttcataaacttataatactaaactaacctaaaccaGCAGCAGACGTTTGCACTGCTAAAGAACATTAAGAAACAAacgttaataacattaaaaatctgTAATACAGCAGATATGAAAGTGATTACAatcattacacacacacacacaagcggGTGTGGTTGAGAAATCACTGGCGACATTGAACAACCTCGCGTTCAGACGTGCAGAGTGTTTCTGAGTCTCGTAACTCTGCAGGGAGCCTGCTCCAATgtattacgcaaaaaaaaaaaaaaaaggatggttTCACAGTATCATTTTCGCGATAGGCCcgcggtgtgggagggggaggggggggggggtacgccCTCAGCGGTGTCAGCCACGGACTGGCGCCCATTGTCGCGGTAATAGCCGCCAGGGAGTGCTGGGGCGAGGGCTTCTTTGTCAGGTCGCGTGGCGCTCGGAGTAGCGACGGTAGCGAGGTAGTGCCGGTAGTGATGGGCCGGCAGGTAATGGCCCTGCGGCGCCACCCAGGCTGGTCGCGTGGCGTGATTGGCTGAGAGCACTCTGTCGCCCGACCCGCCACCGCCGACACAGTCGGACAACACCGGCAACCACGGTCTTTCCATTgggtacccgccagtaggcctgaaataatttggcctaaaattaggctaaatatttttaggccacgtgactttatgccaaacaatattaggttacaaatttatgtcaaatggttttaggccaaatttgtttaggccaaacgtctttaggccaaataattttaggcctaatgactaaagtttaggccaagtgaatattctgaaacagttttaggccaaatattttaggacaaacgacgcgATCCCCTTTCCCATTTACATCTTACAACCACACAGTTTGGCAGAACTATCTTCCACATAAATCCATTTCCAAAATAATGTCAAGTAttgacaatatttattttaataacaaggtCTCAAATTAAGGAAAATCAGTTGTAGCTACTGTTTAAAATTGTCACGTTAAATTTACGAAGGACGCAGATTACAAATTGTCCAAGGATATTCGTGAAATTCACGTTTATTTTCGTAAATTTGCATGAAGTTACTGATTCCACTTACATTGAACACGAATCCACAAGAGTAATCTTGGTATGCcaacaaaaatatttagaaacTTGTTAAGTCAACAGCAACACCATTCTTCCTTACAATTGTCTgtttttacgaagattcagttttctgaaattatgaaaatttctttGCTTATTTCgtgtaaatttttctttgaaaagtCCTTAGACAGTGTGGTTGCTGATCGCAAAATTTCGTCCAAAATTAACTGTCTAAAATGTACAGTACATACGTGAGAAAAATATGAAACGAATTGATTAATTGAACAAAGAATTTTTGAAATCTCTCAGATCATCATTAACATGGATGAAcgccatataaaaaaataaaacatagaaaTTTTGTGCTTTATAAGCATGTACCAAAATCAGTCATTATCTACTAAAGGCGAtacgaaaatataatttataagaaaagataaataatctatataatcCACTTAAGTTATAGTTTGTTTGAAACTACGTGCTAAAATAATGACATACCTTGAAATTTGTGTGTTAAGATGTTATATTTCAGTAATTTCGTTAAATTTTAGTTAGAATAATTTCAAGAATTAACTGGCGTTTCGGCGACACATGTGTTTTAAATTACCTTTCGGTGTTAGGTTTTGTTTCTCACGTTGGCTCAAAATCAGGTCCACAGCTATTTAGGCCTGTTGCAActtatttgtacatataattataGTTTTAGGTACTTGCTTAGTAAGATAAATACTAATGAAAAAGGgcgcatgtaactcagtacacgtgatagaagtgaaaccttttggcaattcaaacctcgattcTCGTAAGTATATTTCAAGGGGTGAaacagcagagagagagagagagagagagataaattgagaaaaaaagacaattttcaaaataaacttgaatttaaaaatatatatattactcacttcaaaataagctgAAAACCAGCTGTGTTGCCTTCTGCCctaatactcccttactagacgcAGCAAGTCGGGTGACGtcatccctgcagcatggcggggttcaacctgagccgcacgccgccacgtggagcccgctcgaGGCATTCTCTACACCGTCCGCAACCTGTTCTCCATCCTTTGAGCGTCAGCtatacctgggcccaacttaaatAGTTTtaagtctagaatagtcagtgaggggtgttagtcatggcgccaatcgctgccatggctggccaatcccctcctagcacatgatgcatgctccctctcccgcatggcttaacacctgcatgattagagcgtataggcttcggcctgagacgcacttagagtctctccctaacccagacccctctcgaacacacttagtttttagttaggttaacaTTCGGCCTCGAGATTTCTCTCTCATCTCGCCCAAAGAAGTTCCAGAAGTATGTTTGTGGTCCCAGAAGTGTTGCGAGCATGTCACATGAATGTCGGCGTGTTGCAGACGAGCAGGCGCCCTCGCCGCCGCCCCGGCTGGCCTGGCCGCCGCCGCTCCGCCCCCAGGCGCCGCCCCCACCGCCGCGCAAGAAGCGGTCGCGCGCCGCCTTCTCGCACGCTCAGGTGTACGAGCTGGAGCGCCGCTTCAACCAGCAGCGCTACCTGTCGGGGCCGGAGCGCGCCGACCTGGCTCACGCGCTCAAGCTCACCGAGACCCAGGTGAAGATCTGGTTCCAGAACCGCCGCTACAAGACCAAGCGCAAGCAGCTGCAGCTGCACGACCAGGCGGGGGCAGCTGCGAGCCGGGGCAACCCCCCCTCAGCCAAGAGGGTGGCCGTCAAGGTGCTGGTGCGAGACGACCAGCCCGTGAAGCCGCTGCTCTACCCGCCGCTACCCTTCCCCTACTACTGCTACCCGCTGCTGTGTCCGCCCCCCGGGTCCGCCCCCGGGTCCCCGGCCAGTGGCAGCGAGGCCAGCCTGCCCTGCGGTAGTCGCTGAGCGCCGCTACCCTCCCCTACTACTGCTACCTGCTGCTCTGCCCCCGGGTCCCCGGCAAGCGGCAGCGAGGCCAGACTGCCGTGAGGTAGTCGCTGAGCGCCGCTACCCTGCCCTACTACTGCTACCCGCTGCTCTGCCCCTGGGTCCCCGGCCAGCGGCAGTGAGGCCAGCCTGCCTTGAGGTAGTCGCTGAGCGCCGCTACCCTCCCCTACTACTGCTACCCGCTGCTCTTCCCCGGGTCCCCGGCCAGCGGCAGCGAGGCCAGCCTGCCCTGTAGTAGTCGCTGAGCACCACTACCCTCCCCTACTACTGCTACCCGCTGCTCTGCCCCCGGGTCCCCGGCCAGCGGCAGCGAGACCAGCCTGCCGTGAGGTAGTCACTGAGTTCCGCTACCCTCCCCTACTACTGCTACCCGCTGC
The Bacillus rossius redtenbacheri isolate Brsri chromosome 14, Brsri_v3, whole genome shotgun sequence DNA segment above includes these coding regions:
- the LOC134538984 gene encoding homeobox protein Nkx-3.2-like; this encodes NFQNKLESRKKRSRAAFSHAQVYELERRFNQQRYLSGPERADLAHALKLTETQVKIWFQNRRYKTKRKQLQLHDQAGAAASRGNPPSAKRVAVKVLVRDDQPVKPLLYPPLPFPYYCYPLLCPPPGSAPGSPASGSEASLPCGSR